Proteins found in one Aspergillus puulaauensis MK2 DNA, chromosome 8, nearly complete sequence genomic segment:
- a CDS encoding uncharacterized protein (COG:S;~EggNog:ENOG410PS54), protein MSFLVSIRASSRQATRSNLTASRFHTSAARSLDENDRHREDLPNHYESNKQESLNDNKDGKGKWRSELASSSEQNVRADRGEFNGEHPSFDAMQQKTNHKGPGNK, encoded by the exons ATGTCTTTCCTCGTCTCTATCCGAGCCTCATCGCGCCAAGCCACCCGTTCCAACCTCACTGCCTCCAGATTCCACACCTCAGCAGCGCGAAGCTTGGACGAGAATGATAGAC ACCGGGAAGATCTTCCCAACCATTACGAATCCAACAAGCAAGAGAGTCTCAACGACAACAAGGATGGGAAGGGAAAGTGGAGGTCCGAGCTGGCTAGTTCCAGCGAGCAGAAT GTAAGAGCAGATCGGGGTGAATTTAATGGTGAACATCCCAGTTTCGACGCCATGCAGCAGAAGACGAACCACAAGGGACCCGGAAATAAGTAA
- a CDS encoding WSC domain-containing protein (COG:G,O;~EggNog:ENOG410PQ9N;~InterPro:IPR002889;~PFAM:PF01822;~SECRETED:SignalP(1-22)): protein MKLTSAFKVLPFALLASASYKANYTGCFTKPGLLKSQGTFDFQGVYHCLAVCNDADFKYAAVQKDDCLCGNAVPEQADMTTDDECDSPCPGWPNDNCGGDDAWSVYFGRSGSKPDWLSSSSIAVTTSTSNEAATGTESAAESTSTSPPSEPTKSPSGSAPISSANVSTGASASPSASSMEPTSTPNTASRRRGLMF, encoded by the exons ATGAAGTTGACTTCTGCTTTCAAGGTTTTGCCATTCGCCTTGCTTGCTTCCGCGAGCTATAAAGCCAACTACACCGGCTGCTTCACCAAACCGGGGTTGCTCAAGAGCCAAGGCACCTTTGACTTCCAAGGCGTCTACCACTGCCTTGCTGTCTGCAATGACGCAGATTTCAAGTATGCGGCCGTTCAAAAGGACGACTGCCTGTGCGGAAACGCCGTCCCAGAACAGGCCGATATGACCACCGACGACGAATGCGACTCGCCCTGCCCCGGCTGGCCCAACGACAACT GCGGCGGTGACGACGCCTGGTCGGTGTATTTCGGGCGAAGTGGATCGAAACCGGACTGGTTGTCGAGTAGCTCGATTGCTGTAACAACAAGCACGTCTAATGAAGCTGCCACTGGCACCGAGTCTGCTGCGGAGTCGACCTCCACCTCTCCCCCGTCGGAGCCTACTAAGTCgccttctggttctgctCCTATATCATCCGCGAATGTATCCACAGGTGCCTCCGCATCTCCCTCGGCCTCCAGCATGGAGCCAACGTCCACTCCGAACACCGCGAGTCGCCGACGTGGCCTCATGTTCTAG
- a CDS encoding SBDS family protein (COG:S;~EggNog:ENOG410PRJB;~InterPro:IPR036786,IPR039100,IPR019783;~PFAM:PF01172) — MARGNTIQSKVFYKGQTEDFVILVEDPTAVKEWRKDHSIPLAQVLDGWKIFTAQHGPQGIHNEASNATLENEFGTSNDDEAILKILDQGEIQENIVRKSLSP, encoded by the exons ATGGCCCGAGGGAACACAATACAATCCAAAGTTTTCTACAAAGGACAGACTGAAGACTTTGTCATCCTGGTTGAAGATCCTACTGCTGTGAAGGAATGGAGAAAGGATCATTCTATTCCATTAGCGCAGGTGCTCGACGGGTGGAAGATATTCACTGCTCA ACATGGACCTCAAGGGATTCATAATGAAGCCAGCAATGCCACACTTGAGAACGAGTTCGGAACATCCAATGATGACGAAGCTATCTTGAAAATATTGGACCAAGGCGAAATTCAGGAGAACATCGTTCGTAAATCCCTCTCACCCTAA
- a CDS encoding lipase/esterase family protein (COG:V;~EggNog:ENOG410PFB2;~InterPro:IPR029058,IPR013094;~go_function: GO:0016787 - hydrolase activity [Evidence IEA]), whose translation MILSMLVICRDQGLPLPAGAILISPWVDLTHSFPSIAKENPGDYIPAHGFLHRPSVAWPPPNEDEIREIKEAVKRDPTIPNERVNVSETGQQNTVVVSSTQAPKGHGRPPPSCVIDGETIEVKDQIHMYATNDLLFHPLVSPIFQPSLGGLPPLQIISGGGEMLRDEQFYIAHKAANPVAYRPSDTFLDEFDPQREIVSRYPGTYVQLQVWDDLCHVAPILSFTPPVKYMFRSVAQFGAWALARAQRSTVEIVNDDEVSHISSSESEATQPTVSRSGHKDPHDIPTPTVGKAGDPLPAFKDRMIRQGVNKRGHVYHLEPPSKCPVLQIPPESVGTINPNLLMKWMLVKEEWDKKFAKDKVRVHHERLEGLAHGFQEFEGETPPPSALAARRLAPGALPPKGLRVSYPMAMWSKFASKHDRRTIKREHELETRSHRSQRTSVEAGRAGASIEDQELKDKTRPNGTSEKASSSTPQLPAIPPEKPFTPLLVLPGYEGKSSNDEYENASTRALFHVPGTIRPTTADSRSMHHRSASHGGSATIRSGFTSNPADDASTLDDERSLAVTGMGVDAASTRAVIHADGVIKPTNDSYSVFPSVDSLPLTNEVNQN comes from the exons ATGATTCTCTC GATGCTTGTCATATGCCGCGACCAGGGCCTGCCGTTACCGGCTGGTGCAATTCTTATATCCCCTTGGGTTGACCTTACCCATTCCTTCCCCAGTATAGCGAAGGAAAACCCTGGCGACTATATCCCTGCCCATGGATTCTTACACAGACCCTCCGTAGCATGGCCTCCGCCGAACGAGGATGAGATCCGAGAGATCAAGGAGGCTGTGAAGAGGGATCCAACAATACCGAACGAAAGGGTGAATGTGTCTGAAACTGGGCAGCAGAACACTGTCGTTGTAAGCTCGACCCAGGCGCCTAAGGGCCATGGCCGCCCGCCACCGTCTTGCGTGATAGATGGCGAAACAATCGAAGTCAAGGACCAGATTCACATGTACGCAACTAACGACCTTCTTTTCCACCCCCTCGTTTCTCCGATATTCCAGCCCTCTCTTGGGGGATTACCGCCCCTGCAGATTATCAGCGGTGGCGGTGAAATGCTACGTGATGAACAGTTCTACATCGCCCATAAAGCTGCCAACCCTGTTGCCTATCGACCCAGCGACACCTTCCTTGACGAGTTTGACCCGCAGCGCGAGATTGTTTCTCGATATCCTGGCACCTATGTCCAGCTTCAGGTGTGGGATGATCTTTGCCATGTCGCCCCGATTCTAAGCTTTACGCCGCCTGTCAAATACATGTTCCGCTCGGTTGCGCAGTTCGGAGCGTGGGCACTAGCGCGTGCACAGCGCTCAACTGTCGAAATCGTCAACGACGATGAGGTCTCTCACATATCCTCTAGTGAATCGGAGGCCACCCAGCCTACGGTCAGTCGCAGTGGGCACAAAGACCCTCACGATATACCAACACCCACAGTTGGAAAGGCGGGTGACCCGCTCCCAGCGTTCAAAGACCGCATGATTCGACAGGGCGTAAACAAGCGAGGTCACGTATACCATCTTGAGCCTCCGAGTAAATGTCCTGTGCTTCAAATACCCCCGGAATCCGTCGGCACGATTAACCCGAATCTCCTCATGAAATGGATGCTGGTCAAGGAAGAATGGGACAAGAAGTTTGCAAAAGACAAGGTCCGCGTACACCATGAAAGACTTGAAGGGTTAGCGCACGGATTCCAGGAATTCGAAGGCGAGACCCCACCACCCAGCGCATTGGCCGCCAGGAGGCTCGCACCAGGTGCTCTCCCGCCAAAGGGTCTCCGCGTCAGCTATCCCATGGCAATGTGGAGCAAGTTCGCAAGCAAACACGATAGGAGAACAATCAAAAGGGAGCATGAATTGGAAACCAGATCGCATCGCTCGCAGAGGACTAGCGTTGAGGCTGGGCGAGCGGGAGCATCGATCGAGGACCAAGAACTCAAAGACAAGACGCGGCCGAACGGTACAAGCGAGAAAGCCTCCAGCTCAACCCCACAATTGCCAGCAATTCCGCCAGAAAAACCGTTCACCCCGCTTCTTGTCCTTCCAGGCTACGAGGGGAAGTCCTCCAATGACGAGTACGAGAACGCAAGCACGCGAGCCCTCTTCCATGTCCCGGGCACGATCCGGCCAACAACCGCCGACTCGAGAAGCATGCATCACCGATCAGCGTCTCACGGCGGCTCAGCTACAATCCGCAGCGGGTTCACTTCGAACCCAGCAGACGACGCAAGCACCCTTGATGACGAGCGCTCTCTCGCTGTCACCGGCATGGGCGTTGACGCCGCGAGTACACGGGCTGTTATCCACGCAGACGGCGTCATCAAACCGACCAACGATAGCTACTCAGTCTTTCCGTCGGTTGATAGTCTTCCTCTGACTAACGAAGTTAACCAAAACTGA
- the ATP1_2 gene encoding F0F1 ATP synthase subunit alpha (COG:C;~EggNog:ENOG410PFSM;~InterPro:IPR027417,IPR023366,IPR005294,IPR000793, IPR038376,IPR036121,IPR004100,IPR020003,IPR033732, IPR000194;~PFAM:PF00006,PF00306,PF02874;~go_component: GO:0045261 - proton-transporting ATP synthase complex, catalytic core F(1) [Evidence IEA];~go_function: GO:0005524 - ATP binding [Evidence IEA];~go_function: GO:0032559 - adenyl ribonucleotide binding [Evidence IEA];~go_function: GO:0046933 - proton-transporting ATP synthase activity, rotational mechanism [Evidence IEA];~go_process: GO:0015986 - ATP synthesis coupled proton transport [Evidence IEA];~go_process: GO:0046034 - ATP metabolic process [Evidence IEA];~go_process: GO:1902600 - proton transmembrane transport [Evidence IEA]), whose translation MFKYTWKSLNRPTAAALIPRGRSTSNSTSLLATVWKQLFSSGHAVKRPSTEISSLLEQRIHRIKGPPNLAESGHVLSVCDGIVRACGLTNVQAEELVEFESGVKGMCMNLESSYVGIVLFGSDRLVKQSEPVWRTGKIVDVPVGPKMLGRVVDALGNPIDGKGLIETTERSRAQIKAPGVLPRRSVNQPVQTGLKAIDAMVPIGRGQRELIIGDRQTGKTAIALDTILNQQIWNNQNDESKKLYCVYVAVGQKRSTVAQLVKTLEENDAMKYSIVVAATASEAAPLQYLAPFAGCAMAEWFRDNGQHAIIIYDDLSKHAVAYRQMSLLLRRPPGREAYPGDVFYLHSRLLERAAKLNDKHGGGSLTALPIIETQGGDVSAYIPTNVISITDGQIYLESELFNRGIRPAINVGLSVSRVGSAAQVRAMKQVAGSLKLYLAQYREIAAFSQFGSDLDAATKQTLRRGEHLTELLKQKQYAPMAVNEIVPLLYAGINGLIDGIPISQLQRWEENVLAYFKNYEPEVLAKIEKDGKLSYDLEAQIKDVIIAFNRAFP comes from the coding sequence ATGTTCAAATACACTTGGAAATCACTTAATCGCCCCACCGCTGCTGCCTTGATTCCCAGAGGCAGATCAACTTCCAATTCTACCAGCCTACTGGCCACAGTTTGGAAGCAATTGTTTTCATCTGGCCATGCTGTCAAACGTCCATCTACTGAAATATCCTCGCTGCTCGAACAGAGGATACATAGGATCAAAGGACCGCCTAACCTTGCTGAGTCTGGCCATGTCTTGTCTGTGTGTGATGGAATTGTTCGCGCGTGCGGTTTGACGAATGTTCAAGCTGAAGAGCTTGTTGAATTTGAATCTGGAGTAAAGGGGATGTGTATGAACCTGGAGTCTAGTTATGTTGGTATTGTGCTTTTCGGTTCTGATCGTCTTGTTAAACAGAGTGAGCCTGTCTGGCGAACTGGCAAAATTGTAGATGTTCCTGTTGGTCCTAAGATGCTAGGACGCGTGGTTGATGCACTAGGAAACCCTATTGACGGAAAGGGACTCATCGAGACCACCGAAAGGAGTCGTGCCCAAATTAAGGCTCCTGGTGTTTTACCTCGCCGTTCCGTGAATCAACCTGTCCAAACTGGTCTAAAGGCCATCGATGCCATGGTGCCTATTGGCAGAGGCCAACGTGAACTGATCATTGGTGACCGACAGACTGGAAAGACCGCTATCGCCCTGGACACGATTTTGAATCAACAAATATGGAACAACCAGAATGACGAATCAAAGAAGTTATACTGCGTTTATGTGGCTGTTGGACAGAAGCGGTCCACAGTAGCTCAGTTAGTCAAGACCCTGGAAGAAAATGATGCTATGAAATATTCCATTGTTGTGGCTGCCACGGCGTCTGAAGCTGCTCCTTTACAATATCTCGCTCCTTTCGCTGGCTGTGCTATGGCGGAGTGGTTCCGAGACAATGGTCAGCACGCCATTATCATCTATGATGATCTGTCAAAGCATGCAGTTGCCTATCGTCAGATGTCGCTATTGCTTCGTCGTCCCCCTGGACGTGAAGCTTACCCTGGGGATGTCTTTtatctccattctcgccTCTTAGAACGTGCAGCAAAACTGAATGACAAACACGGTGGCGGCTCACTCACTGCTCTTCCTATTATCGAGACACAAGGCGGGGATGTGTCGGCGTACATTCCCACGAACGTCATTTCCATTACGGATGGTCAGATATACCTAGAATCTGAACTCTTTAACAGAGGTATACGTCCTGCGATTAATGTTGGACTCTCCGTTTCTCGGGTCGGCTCCGCAGCCCAGGTTAGAGCTATGAAACAAGTCGCTGGCTCACTCAAGCTATATTTAGCACAGTACCGCGAGATTGCTGCATTTTCTCAGTTCGGATCAGACCTTGATGCTGCCACCAAGCAAACTCTCAGACGTGGTGAGCATCTGACTGAGCTCTTGAAGCAAAAGCAGTACGCTCCAATGGCTGTCAATGAGATAGTGCCCTTGTTATATGCGGGAATCAATGGTCTTATCGACGGAATACCAATTAGCCAACTCCAACGCTGGGAGGAAAATGTCCTCGCCTATTTCAAAAACTATGAGCCTGAGGTACTCGCCAAGATCGAAAAGGATGGCAAACTAAGCTATGACTTAGAAGCTCAAATCAAGGATGTAATTATAGCGTTCAACAGAGCCTTCCCATGA
- the YFH7_2 gene encoding putative kinase (COG:F,H;~EggNog:ENOG410PIAB;~InterPro:IPR006083,IPR027417;~PFAM:PF00485;~go_function: GO:0005524 - ATP binding [Evidence IEA];~go_function: GO:0016301 - kinase activity [Evidence IEA]) — protein sequence MEQVYQNLVARALQICQYSQSTSPPSKRVIIALSGPPGSGKSTIAATVVARLNSLATRSFAIVLPMDGFHYPKKYLDSLPNPEEAYARRGAHWTFDANGVLHLVKALHLSKTSQQEVIEAPHFDHGVGDPVEGAIAVSPEVSLVILEGNYLAYNTAPWSEIVNFVDDTWFVEVDVEVMKERIAKRHLKSGIETTWEDAMQRAESNDIPNGIEVQTNLIEPAVVVRSVDEA from the coding sequence ATGGAACAAGTCTACCAGAACCTAGTGGCCCGAGCCCTCCAAATATGCCAATACAGCCAGAGCACATCGCCGCCCTCAAAACGAGTGATTATCGCGCTCAGCGGACCCCCGGGCTCAGGGAAGTCTACTATCGCAGCTACAGTCGTCGCCCGGCTAAACTCATTAGCCACCCGGTCGTTTGCGATTGTGCTTCCCATGGACGGCTTCCACTACCCCAAGAAGTACCTGGATAGCCTCCCGAATCCCGAAGAGGCCTATGCGCGGCGCGGTGCACACTGGACCTTCGATGCAAATGGGGTTCTGCATTTAGTGAAGGCACTGCATCTGAGCAAGACGAGTCAGCAGGAGGTGATTGAGGCGCCGCACTTTGACCACGGCGTTGGGGATCCTGTTGAGGGTGCGATTGCGGTTTCTCCCGAGGTATCCCTGGTGATTCTTGAGGGGAATTACCTGGCGTATAATACGGCGCCGTGGTCTGAGATTGTGAATTTTGTGGATGATACTTGGTttgtggaggtggatgttgaggtTATGAAGGAGCGGATTGCTAAGCGGCACCTGAAGAGTGGGATTGAGACGACTTGGGAGGATGCTATGCAGAGGGCCGAGAGTAATGATATACCCAACGGTATTGAGGTGCAAACGAATCTAATTGAGCCGGCTGTTGTAGTTCGGAGCGTGGATGAGGCGTGA
- a CDS encoding sugar porter family MFS transporter (COG:G;~EggNog:ENOG410PHXX;~InterPro:IPR005829,IPR005828,IPR003663,IPR036259, IPR020846;~PFAM:PF00083,PF07690;~TransMembrane:12 (i30-52o72-92i104-122o128-151i163-184o204-223i303-325o337-362i369-392o404-428i440-460o472-490i);~go_component: GO:0016020 - membrane [Evidence IEA];~go_component: GO:0016021 - integral component of membrane [Evidence IEA];~go_function: GO:0022857 - transmembrane transporter activity [Evidence IEA];~go_process: GO:0055085 - transmembrane transport [Evidence IEA]): MGAVGDLAPAGNIEITYGKPGFKGLFDEPYLLFLACFASIGGVLFGYDQGVISGVLVMNNFEKQFPELAGDATLQGWMVSVLTLGAMFGALVNGPIADALSRRWSILLANGIFLVGSIIQAASVNIPMIFVGRFIAGLSIGQLSMVVPLYISEIAPPNLRGGLTALQQGGITCGIMISFWLNYGTQYIGGTGDGQSPVAWRLPLALQCLFSLILGAGTFFLPYSPRWLMMKDREDEALSTLSRIRRVPQGDSRVQNEILEIKATAMFDRETTAAMYPGITSPVRLGYERYKSLFVLRHLNHRLLIACLLQLIQQFTGINAIIYYAPQIFENIGLEGSSVNLLATGVVGIINFVCTLPAILLLDYYGRKTLLLIGAVGMGIAQLVVATIYAVYKDSWASHTDAGWAAAVFIWLYIACFAFSIGCINWIIPSEIFPPGVRAQAVGIAIGVNWLSNFVVALITPRMLGTIRFGTFYFFLAFCVFLFLWVLFFVPETKGVRMEQMDNIFGGNQGEQDLLRMQAIRQQLSLASGGKDMEKPDDHSAHVEEVEGVN; this comes from the exons ATGGGTGCCGTCGGTGATCTAGCTCCTGCTGGTAATATTGAGATTACCTATGGAAAGCCTG GGTTCAAGGGGCTCTTTGATGAGCCGTATTTACTCTTCCTGGCATGCTTTGCCAGTATCGGAGGCGTCTTGTTCGG TTACGACCAAGGCGTCATCAGCGGCGTTTTAGTGATGAACAATTTT GAAAAGCAATTCCCCGAACTCGCCGGCGACGCAACACTCCAGGGCTGGATGGTCTCTGTCCTCACGTTAGGAGCCATGTTCGGCGCTTTGGTAAATGGTCCCATTGCCGACGCCCTATCCAGACGGTGGTCAATCCTCCTAGCGAACGGTATCTTCCTAGTCGGCTCAATCATCCAGGCGGCCTCGGTCAACATTCCCATGATCTTCGTCGGCCGCTTCATTGCTGGACTTTCAATTGGGCAGCTCTCAATGGTGGTACCGCTGTATATTAGTGAAATTGCGCCGCCAAATCTACGTGGCGGACTTACTGCTCTCCAGCAGGGTGGGATTACGTGTGGTATTATGATCTCGTTCTGGCTGAATTATGGCACGCAGTATATTGGCGGGACAGGAGATGGCCAGTCCCCTGTTGCATggcgtcttcctcttgccCTGCAGTGTCTGTTCTCACTGATTCTTGGGGCTGGCACTTTTTTCCTGCCATATAGTCCCCGTtggctgatgatgaagg ACCGTGAAGACGAAGCTTTATCCACTCTTTCCCGTATCCGCCGCGTCCCCCAAGGCGACTCACGCGTTCAAAATGAGATCCTCGAGATTAAAGCCACCGCCATGTTCGACCGGGAAACCACTGCCGCCATGTATCCCGGCATCACATCCCCCGTCCGTCTCGGCTACGAGCGCTACAAATCACTATTCGTTCTACGCCACCTAAATCACCGACTATTAATCGCATGCCTGCTTCAGTTAATACAGCAGTTCACCGGAATCAACGCGATAATCTACTACGCGCCCCAGATATTCGAAAATATAGGCCTGGAGGGCAGCTCGGTGAATCTGCTAGCTACCGGTGTGGTAGGGATTATAAACTTCGTTTGTACACTGCCTGCTATCCTACTCCTTGACTACTACGGACGAAAGACGCTGCTGCTTATTGGGGCTgtggggatggggattgcCCAGCTTGTCGTGGCTACAATCTACGCTGTATACAAGGACTCGTGGGCCTCGCATACGGATGCAGGCTGGGCAGCTGCTGTGTTTATTTGGCTGTATATTGCCTGCTTTGCGTTTAGTATTGGGTGCATTAACTGGATTATCCCGTCGGAGATCTTTCCGCCGGGCGTTCGTGCTCAGGCTGTGGGTATTGCGATTGGCGTTAACTGGCTTAGCAAC TTCGTCGTTGCCCTTATTACTCCAAGAATGCTCGGGACGATTCGATTCGGGACATtttacttcttcctcg CATtctgcgtcttcctcttcctctgggtcctcttcttcgtcccaGAGACCAAAGGCGTCCGCATGGAGCAAATGGACAACATATTCGGCGGCAACCAGGGCGAACAGGATCTGCTCCGGATGCAAGCTATTCGGCAGCAGTTGAGCCTTGCGAGTGGCGGGAAGGATATGGAGAAACCGGATGATCACAGTGCGCATgttgaagaggttgagggggTTAACTGA